The following is a genomic window from Bacillus sp. V2I10.
GAACATATTCATAGTTTTTGATTTGAAGAACCTGTCCCCTTACGATCCTCGCCATGCCGATCCAGCCTGTGACAGTCAGCGCAACGATAATGGTAAACAAACCAGGCCCCATCACGACCATGAGCAAAATAACGACAAGCAAATAAGGAAGGCCATACAGAACTTCAACGACACGCATCATGTAATGGTCGATTTTTCCTCCTTTATAGCCGGCAATTCCGCCGTAAAGAACCCCAATCGCAAAATCAATTAATGCGGCAATCGCTGCCACGAAAAGCGAAATTCTCGCCCCGTACCAAGTTCTTGTAAAAACATCGCGGCCTAGTTCATCTGTACCGAACCAGTATTTAGCGGACGGAGGCAGATTTTGATCAGTCAGAATTTGTGTTCTGACGGAATGCGGTGAAATGATCGGCCCGAAAATGGCCATGAAGGCAATAAAAATCAAGAAGAGCAAGCCTGTCATGGCAAGCTTATTTTTACGCAGTCTTCTCCAGGCATCATGCCAGTAGGAAAGACTTGGTCTGACGACGGCTTCTGCATCCTGCTTGTCCCTGCTTTTTGGAACAAACCACTCATCAGGGATATCCCGGGAAAGATGAGGATCATGCTGTTTTCTAAGCTCCATTATCTTCCCTCCCTTTTATTTAATTGAATTCTCGGATCTAAAATTCCATATGCCACATCTACAAGGAACAGCATCACGATCAAAATTGTACTGTAAAAAACGGTCGTACCCATAATGACCGGATAGTCGCGGGTTCCAATGCTTTCTATAAAGTATTTTCCCATGCCGGGTATCGCGAAAATTTTCTCAATTACAAATGTTCCTGTTAAAATACTGGCCGCAAGCGTACCAAGAACTGTTACAACTGGCAGCAGTGCGTTTCTAAGCGCATGCTTGAACACGATTTTGACTGGTGAAAGTCCTTTTGCCCGGGCTGTCCGAATGTAATCCTGAGTAAGCACTTCAAGCATGCT
Proteins encoded in this region:
- a CDS encoding ABC transporter permease: MELRKQHDPHLSRDIPDEWFVPKSRDKQDAEAVVRPSLSYWHDAWRRLRKNKLAMTGLLFLIFIAFMAIFGPIISPHSVRTQILTDQNLPPSAKYWFGTDELGRDVFTRTWYGARISLFVAAIAALIDFAIGVLYGGIAGYKGGKIDHYMMRVVEVLYGLPYLLVVILLMVVMGPGLFTIIVALTVTGWIGMARIVRGQVLQIKNYEYVHASKSFGTKTSRIIRKNLLPNTMGPIIVQITLTVPSAIFAEAFLSFLGLGIQAPFASWGVMASDALSTILTGHWWRLFFPALCISLTMFAFNVLGDGLQDALDPKLRR